In one window of Rhodanobacter sp. FDAARGOS 1247 DNA:
- a CDS encoding response regulator, producing the protein MSTKISSRLLTDAPRVLVVDGSRVVRQLITRVLQAELPGVEVVGCGSGAEAQQVLGEGVFDFITIALRLPDMDGLELARFVRESAPQTYVPIVVVSGDVEGRLHSRSLGEHVTDYFDKSLGFQALAEFIRGYVSPDASAEGVVLYVEDSRVVALATRRMLEKVGLTVRHVVSVEDALALMETSRAQGEVGADVVLTDVSLKGELTGGDLLEHIRNEFGYGKGRLPVLVMTGDENPANQAALIKSGANDLVEKPVEEKLLITKVLFQLRVARHLREHTAEA; encoded by the coding sequence ATGAGTACGAAGATCAGCAGCCGTCTGCTCACCGACGCACCGCGGGTGCTGGTGGTCGACGGTTCGCGCGTGGTGCGGCAGTTGATCACCCGGGTGCTGCAGGCCGAGCTGCCCGGGGTCGAGGTGGTCGGTTGCGGCAGCGGCGCCGAGGCACAGCAGGTGCTTGGCGAGGGCGTGTTCGATTTCATCACCATCGCGCTGCGGCTGCCCGACATGGACGGGCTGGAGCTGGCGCGTTTCGTGCGCGAGTCGGCGCCGCAGACCTATGTGCCGATCGTGGTGGTTTCCGGTGACGTCGAGGGACGCCTGCACAGCCGCTCGCTGGGCGAACACGTCACCGACTACTTCGACAAGTCGCTGGGCTTCCAGGCGCTGGCGGAATTCATCCGCGGCTACGTGAGCCCGGACGCCAGCGCCGAGGGCGTGGTGCTGTACGTCGAGGACAGCCGCGTGGTGGCACTGGCCACCCGTCGCATGCTGGAGAAGGTCGGCCTTACCGTGCGTCACGTGGTCAGCGTGGAAGATGCGCTGGCATTGATGGAAACCTCGCGCGCGCAGGGCGAGGTGGGCGCCGACGTGGTGCTCACCGACGTCAGCCTGAAGGGCGAACTGACCGGTGGCGACCTGCTCGAGCACATCCGCAACGAGTTCGGTTACGGCAAGGGCCGGCTGCCGGTGCTGGTGATGACCGGCGACGAGAACCCGGCCAACCAGGCCGCGCTGATCAAGTCCGGCGCCAACGACCTGGTCGAGAAACCGGTCGAGGAAAAATTGCTGATCACCAAGGTGCTGTTCCAGTTGCGCGTGGCCAGGCACCTGCGCGAGCACACGGCCGAGGCATGA
- the ung gene encoding uracil-DNA glycosylase, with product MSEAAKVRLEPSWLARIGDYLQRPDMQALAAFLRDEIHHGKRIYPPGSEMFSAFAHTPFDAVRVVILGQDPYHGPGQAHGLCFSVRPGVRVPPSLDNIFKEIQRDLGIARPDHGCLTPWADRGVLLLNSVLTVEEGRAGAHQGKGWEGFTDAAIDALNREREGIVFLLWGSYAQRKGQLIDQARHCVLKSVHPSPLSAHRGFLGCGHFSAANRYLESRGQSPIDWSLPPRASLPAA from the coding sequence ATGAGCGAGGCGGCGAAGGTCAGGCTGGAACCCTCATGGCTGGCGCGCATCGGCGACTACCTGCAGCGTCCGGACATGCAGGCGCTGGCGGCCTTCCTGCGCGACGAGATTCATCACGGCAAGCGCATCTATCCGCCCGGGTCGGAGATGTTTTCGGCGTTCGCGCATACGCCGTTCGATGCGGTGCGGGTGGTGATCCTGGGCCAGGACCCGTACCACGGCCCCGGCCAGGCGCACGGCCTGTGCTTCTCGGTGCGCCCCGGCGTGCGGGTGCCGCCGTCGCTGGACAACATCTTCAAGGAAATCCAGCGCGACCTCGGCATCGCGCGCCCCGATCATGGCTGCCTGACGCCCTGGGCCGACCGCGGCGTGCTGCTGCTCAACAGCGTGCTGACGGTGGAGGAGGGCCGCGCCGGCGCGCACCAGGGCAAGGGCTGGGAAGGCTTCACCGATGCGGCGATCGATGCACTCAACCGCGAGCGCGAAGGCATCGTGTTCCTGCTGTGGGGTAGCTACGCGCAGCGCAAGGGCCAGCTGATCGACCAGGCTCGCCACTGCGTGCTGAAGTCGGTGCACCCCTCGCCGCTGTCGGCGCACCGCGGCTTCCTCGGCTGCGGCCATTTCTCCGCGGCCAACCGCTACCTGGAAAGCCGCGGTCAGTCACCGATCGACTGGTCTTTGCCGCCACGGGCTTCGCTTCCTGCCGCTTGA
- the thiD gene encoding bifunctional hydroxymethylpyrimidine kinase/phosphomethylpyrimidine kinase, with protein MTRRDVTPAAGVLSIAGSDSCGGAGIQADLKTFAAFGVDGATAVTAVTAQNTTGIRAVQTMSAAMVHAQLDAVFDEIDIRAVKLGMLADADIVAAVAGQLERRRPPFVVIDPVLIATSGTRLLDEGALHLLRSRLLPLADCLAPNLAEAAALLGTTCAQGEPDMEAQGRALLALGSRSVLMKGGHAALAEAVDLLITAEGTQRFAAPWIDTRRLHGTGCMLSAGIAAGVARGHPLADAVGRAKAHVRAVLVGRQHGPSSSQAAGSEARGGKDQSIGD; from the coding sequence GTGACGCGCAGAGACGTGACGCCGGCAGCTGGCGTGCTCTCCATCGCCGGCTCCGACTCCTGCGGCGGCGCCGGCATCCAGGCTGACCTGAAGACCTTCGCCGCCTTCGGCGTCGACGGCGCTACCGCCGTGACTGCGGTCACCGCGCAGAACACCACGGGCATCCGCGCCGTACAGACGATGTCCGCCGCGATGGTGCACGCGCAACTGGATGCCGTGTTCGACGAGATCGACATCCGCGCCGTGAAGCTGGGCATGCTGGCCGACGCCGATATCGTCGCGGCCGTGGCCGGACAGCTGGAGCGCCGCCGCCCGCCCTTCGTGGTCATCGACCCGGTGCTCATCGCCACCTCGGGCACCCGACTGCTGGACGAGGGCGCGCTGCACCTGCTGCGCTCGCGCCTGCTGCCGCTGGCCGATTGCCTTGCGCCGAACCTGGCCGAAGCGGCCGCATTGCTCGGCACGACGTGTGCTCAAGGCGAGCCGGACATGGAGGCACAAGGCCGCGCCCTGCTCGCGCTCGGATCGCGATCGGTGCTGATGAAAGGCGGCCATGCCGCGCTGGCGGAAGCGGTCGACCTGCTGATCACCGCCGAAGGCACGCAGCGCTTCGCCGCGCCGTGGATAGACACCCGCCGTCTGCACGGCACCGGCTGCATGCTCTCGGCGGGCATCGCGGCGGGCGTGGCCCGCGGCCACCCGCTGGCCGATGCCGTTGGTCGCGCGAAAGCCCATGTGCGAGCCGTGCTGGTGGGTCGCCAGCATGGGCCGTCTTCATCTCAAGCGGCAGGAAGCGAAGCCCGTGGCGGCAAAGACCAGTCGATCGGTGACTGA
- a CDS encoding HesA/MoeB/ThiF family protein, whose amino-acid sequence MTDRYARQIALPEVGPSGQARLAAARVLVVGAGGLGCPVLHYLAAAGIGRLIVVDPDRVEESNLHRQPLYTMADIGARKVEAARAALLRLNPDIAVEALAQRLTPGNATALVGAADIVVDAADSLAATYVLSDACLQQHTPLISASAIGLAGYVGGFCAGAPSYRAVFPEMPARAASCSSAGVLGSVVGLLGSLQAQFVLQWLLGIEPSPLGRLTSFDAGRLAFGGFDFHHAGEPEGEVLRFIDVDEVTPRDVVIDLRSLDEAPTSPLANALRCTPERIAAFVAEHPPTDHRVVLCCQSGLRAWRAARQLQSRGYRQLTLVTLAGLPS is encoded by the coding sequence GGCGGCCTCGGCTGTCCCGTGCTGCACTACCTGGCCGCCGCCGGCATCGGCCGGCTGATCGTGGTCGACCCCGACCGCGTCGAAGAGAGCAACCTGCACCGGCAACCGCTCTACACGATGGCCGACATCGGCGCACGCAAGGTGGAAGCGGCTCGCGCTGCGCTGCTGCGCCTGAACCCGGACATCGCGGTGGAGGCGCTGGCGCAGCGGCTGACTCCGGGCAACGCGACGGCGCTGGTCGGCGCCGCCGACATCGTCGTCGATGCCGCGGACAGTCTCGCCGCCACCTACGTCCTGAGCGACGCCTGCCTGCAACAGCACACGCCCCTGATCAGCGCGTCGGCGATCGGCTTGGCCGGCTACGTCGGTGGCTTCTGCGCCGGCGCGCCCAGCTACCGCGCGGTATTTCCCGAGATGCCCGCACGCGCCGCCAGTTGCAGCAGCGCCGGCGTGCTGGGCAGCGTGGTCGGCCTGCTCGGCAGCCTGCAGGCGCAGTTCGTGCTGCAGTGGCTGCTGGGCATCGAGCCCTCGCCGCTGGGCCGACTGACGAGTTTCGACGCCGGCCGGCTCGCGTTCGGCGGCTTCGATTTCCACCATGCCGGCGAACCCGAAGGCGAGGTGCTGCGCTTCATCGACGTCGACGAGGTCACGCCCCGCGACGTCGTGATCGATCTGCGCAGTCTTGACGAAGCGCCGACCTCCCCGCTGGCAAACGCCTTGCGCTGCACCCCCGAACGCATCGCCGCGTTCGTCGCCGAACACCCGCCCACCGACCACCGTGTCGTGCTCTGCTGTCAGAGCGGTTTGCGCGCATGGCGTGCCGCCCGACAGCTGCAATCCCGTGGCTACCGCCAGCTGACGCTGGTGACGCTCGCCGGCCTGCCGTCGTGA